The genome window TGATCAAGACCCACGCCATGCTGGTGACTGATGGTGCCTCTGTTATTGACGATCAGCTCAGACGTAGAATATTTAAGCTTCTTCCAACGATTCAAAGTCTCTTCGTAGCTGTCGCCAGTACGATAAACGTAGGTTGTGTAGATACTACAGCCTTGGTTATAGAAATGAGACAAGTGAGTAAACACATGAACCTTCTCACCCTCATCGCCTAACGCAGATCTCAGGTTGTTCTCTATTTCACTCAATAAATAATCGACATTATCCCAATCGGTTGCAGTTTCAAGGGTATCGACTGCGTATCCACGCTCCCAAAGCGTTTCACGAAGATATGGGAATAAGAAACGTTTTTCCTTCCAACGACTTCCTAGCATGGTGCCTGTATACACACCATCAAAGCGGGAAATAATTTTCTTAACCTGAGACAAAGAAAGATTGTTCTGGGATTTATTGTGTGTCAGACCAAAGGTCAACATGCACTTCCCTTCACCAGCCCCACGGAATTTAAGGAATTTTTCAAGAAGCTTAATTTGCCCTTCATGGCCTGCTAACGCTAACTGAGTTTCAGTTTCTACGGCATTACTCAAGCGCATCATGGACATTGGAATGCCAGCCTGAACCATATTGCGAACACAGTTCAACGCATTTACCCAGCTCGGAAGGAAAGCCACAAAGAATTTTTCTTGCTCCGCGATGGGAGTCACACGAATCTTAGCTTCTGTAATGATGCCGAAACGACCTTCAGACCCCATGAACCACTCACGGATATCAGGACCGGCCGACGACGCTGGATACGTCGGAATATCAAAGGTTCCATCAAGAGTCTCAATCTTACCGCCAGCAAACATCTGTTCAATTCGGCCATATTTTAGTGACTGCTGACCGCTTGAACGGCTCGCGATCCAACCACCCAAGGTCGACAACTCAAAGGATTGAGGAAAATGGCCAAGGGTATACCCCTTGGCCTGAAGTTGCGATTCCAGTAACGGACCAGGGACACCCGCACCAAACGTCGCAATTCGGCTTTGTTCGTCTAAGTCCAATAGACGACACATCCGCCCCATATCTACCGTGATAATAGGACGTTCATCTTTTAATGGGTTGATATGCCCCACTACGCTGGTGCCACCACCGTAAGGGATCACCACCCAATTATTCGCTTTTGCCTGATCTAACAGACGGCGCACATCGTCGGTAGATTCCGGGTAACTAACCGCATCCGGGAAAACACCAATTTCGCCGCTCTTCATGGCAAGCCAGTCAGGAAGACTTTGTCCACGGGAATGCAAGATACGATCTTTTTTATCCGTGGTGTACAGATCAGATTCTTCCAAGCGAGAAGCAGGCACATTGGCTTCCACTTGTTCATAGCTAGCATTCTCCAGAGGAGAAGCAGAACCTACCTTCTCTTCAAGAAACGACTGGCCGTTATCCGGTAGTTCCAAATATGTAGCTTCATCACCCCAACCATTCCAACGACGCATAGTCACTTCTCCTGCTAGCTTATAACTTCCTGAGTTATTCTTTTGATAGAAACCAAAATATGATTTGGTTCAAAGTATGGTGGCACAGTCTAACCATGTTAAACTATTTTTAAACTGACCTATCTGGACAGGCTATATTCAAATTAGGTCACGATAAAATTACAAAAACTAAAATTGACAGACATCAATGCCCATCGACAAAGTTAGCGAACAAAACAAGCCAGAATCAGCGCCACATAATCTCGGAACTGCCTCTGTACCCCCTATTCTTCAATACCTAGACTGCTCCAAAGCAATGGGAATTGATATCAAATCTGCGTTAATTAACAGTCGTTTCCCGGCTCATTTACTGGAAGATGACACCGCTAGAATTCAGGGTACAGACTTCCAGGCACTGCTTCTTGAACTGATTCGAACCTGTAAATCTGAGAACTTCGGATTGAGCACATCCCAGTATGTTCAGCCTGCGTCCTACGTCGTGCTGGGTTATATTTCGATGAATTGCCGCACAGTTAAAGAAGCGCTGGAAAAGGCCATGCCTTACGAGAAGTTGGTCGGCGATATGGGCGTCACTGAATTCGAAGATATCGATATCGGCGGTAAAACCGGCATCAAGATGACCTGGAAATGCAACTACACACATCCGGAAGTCATCCCTCATATGGTTGATAATGTCCTGGCCTCATGGGTGACTTATTGTCGTTGGTTGAGTAATCGCCCCGAACAAGCTCCTGAAGAAATCTGGCTTACTCGTGAAAAGCCTTCAAATCAGGAAACCGAACAGCAGTACAGGGAGATATTCCGCTGCCCGATCAAATTTGGGCAACCGTCTAATTCCTTATTTATTTCCCAGCAACAGTTGGAAATGCCTTTACGGCGCGCAGACCCACTACTCTTGCAAACGCTTGAACAACATGCTCAGACACAACTGAATGAACTGACATCAGATCAGGACATTGTGATTAAAGCGACCCGCGCTCTTAAAGAGATCATGAAGTCAGAGCCCCCTAGAAAAGAGCGTTTAGCTGAAACACTCGGTATTTCAGGTCGAACCTTGCAGAGGAAGCTACAAGCGGCCGACAGCAGCTATCAAGAGCTATTGGATCAGGTAAGGAAGGAAAGCGCCGAATATTATCTGGCATATACCCAGCTCTCGATGGGAGACATCGCCTCTCATCTAGGCTTTTCAGACACTCGCTCATTCCACAGAAGTTTTAAATTGTGGTCGAACACCACGCCTGGTGAGTTCAGACAGTTAAAACAAGGAAGCTAGGATAAAAGGATACATATCTTTTTATCTGAAGAAGCTCAGACTTGATCCGTTAGCGACTTACTACATCAAACCATTTGGCAAAGGTTGGTGAGTCGAAAGGCCAGTCGATTTCTCTATCACTGGCCAGATGCTTAACCACAGGCAGTCGCGTTCCGTAGTCTTCAATCAGCTGATCAGCTTCGGGCTCTTCCGCAATATCCACAAGTTCCACATAGACCTGCTCCAGATCGATGGCATTAGCAATGACTTGCGATGCTATATCACATAAATGACAGCCGTCAGTCGTAAACAGGATTAAATCTGGTTCGTTATGATTCATTAAATTAGTCCGTTGTGCAGTTTGGCTAGTTTAAGCATTGGCAGGCATAAAAAAGAGCGCCGGAGCGCTCTTTTTCAATACAACACAGTTTATACATCGCCCACTAGATCTTCAACGGAGCTTCCTTGTTGAGGCTCTTCAGCAACGGGTTCATCGAAGCTCGAAGGTAAAATCTCTTCGAACAAGGACTTAGCAAACTCTTGAATACGTTCGCTTGGACTGGTGTCAGAGTTTTCTGCACGATCAGCAATGAACTGTTCTAGCAGATCTAACAAGCCAGTTGCTGAGTTTTGGAAAAGACTGGCTTTATCCACCACGCTTTTGACCTCATCCGCAAACTCTTTAAGCGGCTGAACGATGTTGGGAAGAGACGCCAAGCCGCGTGCACCCTCACCAAGGTCTTGTACATTTTGATAGGTTCGCGTACTTGCCTGGATTTCAGAATAAGCAAAGTCCAAAGAGAAGCTTGCCAATTCAGAGGTGTCATAGTCTAACGCCATCGCTTGCTCTAATGCGCTGTCTAAATCACCACTAAAGAAAGACTGGGCCAAACTATCAACCTGACCAAGAAAATCATTCAGAGCGTTTAACTCACCTTCATCCAACTCACCATCTACAGACACACTAAATTGTGAGCCAGAGTATGAGGTATAACCAAAGGAAGAGCTGTCCTGGCTTTGCTGATAGTAAGCACTAGAGTAATCAACACTCGCCAAACTGATGCTGATGGTGTCGCCATCATTGGTTTGAATTTCTACAACACCGGATTGTTCGCGATAGTTAAAGCCAGAGGCTGAAACCAGATTTTCCGGACGGAATAAATCAGTACGAGGGCCATCCGTTGTGGATGGTGCAGTAGCCTCTTCCTCATCGTCTTGAGGAGACACTACCTGATCAATTCGATCGTAAATCAGAGCTTCTGACGTATCGATATCTTCTGCCAGCTCGTCCGTCATGATACCCGCATCAGAAATAATATCCCGAGCTTCTCCAAAGCCTTGTTCAACGCCTTGGCGAGCCGCATTCGCCAATTCCTGAATACGTTCTTCAGAAGCGCCCGCTGCTCGTTCACGTTCAATGAAACCAGCAACAAATCCTGAGACGGTATCAACCACCTGATCGATATCGAAAAAGCCAGTAGCAGATTCTGTTTCTTGTGGTTTTTCAAACCCCACATTCGCCAGTTTATTACCAACGATTCGGCTTAATAAATCACCGGGGGACGTTAATGAAACCTTTTTAGGTTTATCAACTGCCTCACCGGCCTGCTCTGATGCCGTCTGAGGAAGTTTATCTGATTTTGCCTGCCCACCGAAAACTGACTGATAAGCATCTAATGCGCCTGTAAAATTAGTGCTAAAGCCGACCATTGTAAATTCCACCCAACCGTTTAAATTAGACCAACCTATCTCTGTTATCGGTCAAACCTTGAACAGCTTTAATTAAATTTTGTATTTATTTTGTACATCGGATGAATGGCAAATAAACCAGCATTGATGGATATTTTTACGGCGTTCAAAGTCTTTTGGAATGGTTCGTTGAGAAACATCTTTAATAGCAAAATCCGATAGCTCATCGCTCGCAAGTTTAAAGCTTCGTAAGTTGTTGGAGAAAATCAACACGCCTTCAGGGCTTAACAGTTTCATTGCGTGCTGAATCAATGAAACGTGATCCCTTTGAATGTCCAACACCCCTTCCATCTTCTTCGAATTAGAGAAACTCGGAGGGTCCATAAAGATAATATCAAACTGGCCTGTGGCGTTTTCCAACCACTCTACACAGTTGTCTCGGACAAACTGGTACTGATTGCCACGAAGTTCGTTCAACTGAAAATTATCTGACGCCCAATTTAGGTAAGTGGAAGACATATCAACACTGGTCACTGACGCAGCATTACC of Litoribrevibacter albus contains these proteins:
- a CDS encoding glutaredoxin family protein, with translation MNHNEPDLILFTTDGCHLCDIASQVIANAIDLEQVYVELVDIAEEPEADQLIEDYGTRLPVVKHLASDREIDWPFDSPTFAKWFDVVSR
- a CDS encoding DUF5610 domain-containing protein, with product MVGFSTNFTGALDAYQSVFGGQAKSDKLPQTASEQAGEAVDKPKKVSLTSPGDLLSRIVGNKLANVGFEKPQETESATGFFDIDQVVDTVSGFVAGFIERERAAGASEERIQELANAARQGVEQGFGEARDIISDAGIMTDELAEDIDTSEALIYDRIDQVVSPQDDEEEATAPSTTDGPRTDLFRPENLVSASGFNYREQSGVVEIQTNDGDTISISLASVDYSSAYYQQSQDSSSFGYTSYSGSQFSVSVDGELDEGELNALNDFLGQVDSLAQSFFSGDLDSALEQAMALDYDTSELASFSLDFAYSEIQASTRTYQNVQDLGEGARGLASLPNIVQPLKEFADEVKSVVDKASLFQNSATGLLDLLEQFIADRAENSDTSPSERIQEFAKSLFEEILPSSFDEPVAEEPQQGSSVEDLVGDV
- a CDS encoding FAD-binding oxidoreductase, which produces MRRWNGWGDEATYLELPDNGQSFLEEKVGSASPLENASYEQVEANVPASRLEESDLYTTDKKDRILHSRGQSLPDWLAMKSGEIGVFPDAVSYPESTDDVRRLLDQAKANNWVVIPYGGGTSVVGHINPLKDERPIITVDMGRMCRLLDLDEQSRIATFGAGVPGPLLESQLQAKGYTLGHFPQSFELSTLGGWIASRSSGQQSLKYGRIEQMFAGGKIETLDGTFDIPTYPASSAGPDIREWFMGSEGRFGIITEAKIRVTPIAEQEKFFVAFLPSWVNALNCVRNMVQAGIPMSMMRLSNAVETETQLALAGHEGQIKLLEKFLKFRGAGEGKCMLTFGLTHNKSQNNLSLSQVKKIISRFDGVYTGTMLGSRWKEKRFLFPYLRETLWERGYAVDTLETATDWDNVDYLLSEIENNLRSALGDEGEKVHVFTHLSHFYNQGCSIYTTYVYRTGDSYEETLNRWKKLKYSTSELIVNNRGTISHQHGVGLDHAPYMAIEKGEVSTGLIRHAAEYFDQNKQMNPGKLLVDGDLTATSTAEDSTPESSAQSV
- a CDS encoding AraC family transcriptional regulator, coding for MPIDKVSEQNKPESAPHNLGTASVPPILQYLDCSKAMGIDIKSALINSRFPAHLLEDDTARIQGTDFQALLLELIRTCKSENFGLSTSQYVQPASYVVLGYISMNCRTVKEALEKAMPYEKLVGDMGVTEFEDIDIGGKTGIKMTWKCNYTHPEVIPHMVDNVLASWVTYCRWLSNRPEQAPEEIWLTREKPSNQETEQQYREIFRCPIKFGQPSNSLFISQQQLEMPLRRADPLLLQTLEQHAQTQLNELTSDQDIVIKATRALKEIMKSEPPRKERLAETLGISGRTLQRKLQAADSSYQELLDQVRKESAEYYLAYTQLSMGDIASHLGFSDTRSFHRSFKLWSNTTPGEFRQLKQGS